From a single Streptomyces misionensis genomic region:
- a CDS encoding aldo/keto reductase produces the protein MTTTMHTRSLGTTGPHVSALGLGCMGMSALYGDADRAESIATIHAALEAGVTLLDTGDFYAMGHNEMLIGEALRAAPAARREQALVSVKFGALRDPDGGWSGYDGRPAAVKNFAAYSLQRLGVDHIDVYRIARIDPDVPIEETVGAIAELIEKGYVRHVGLSEVGADTIRRAAATAPVSDLQIEYSLISRGIEREILPTVRELGIGVTAYGVLSRGLISGHFGRDRQLAANDFRAHSPRFQGENLQHNLNLVDALRAIAERKGATVAQTAIAWVLSRGTDIVPLIGARTRERLAESLGALEVTLDAADLAAIEEAVPADAAAGDRYPSAQMAHLDSER, from the coding sequence GACGACGATGCACACCCGCTCTCTCGGCACCACCGGTCCCCACGTCTCCGCCCTCGGCCTCGGCTGCATGGGCATGTCCGCGCTGTACGGCGACGCCGACCGCGCCGAGTCCATCGCGACCATCCACGCCGCCCTGGAGGCCGGCGTCACCCTGCTGGACACCGGCGACTTCTACGCCATGGGCCACAACGAGATGCTGATCGGCGAGGCCCTGCGCGCCGCACCCGCCGCGCGCCGCGAACAGGCCCTGGTCAGCGTGAAGTTCGGCGCCCTGCGCGACCCGGACGGCGGCTGGAGCGGCTACGACGGCCGGCCCGCCGCCGTGAAGAACTTCGCCGCCTACTCCCTCCAGCGCCTCGGCGTCGACCACATCGACGTCTACCGGATCGCCCGCATCGACCCGGACGTGCCGATCGAGGAGACCGTCGGCGCCATCGCCGAACTGATCGAGAAGGGGTACGTGCGGCACGTCGGCCTCAGCGAGGTCGGCGCCGACACCATCCGCCGGGCCGCCGCCACCGCGCCGGTCTCGGACCTCCAGATCGAGTACTCGCTGATCTCGCGCGGCATCGAGCGGGAGATCCTGCCGACCGTCCGCGAACTGGGCATCGGCGTCACCGCGTACGGCGTGCTGTCCCGCGGCCTGATCTCCGGCCACTTCGGCCGCGACCGGCAACTGGCCGCGAACGACTTCCGCGCCCACTCGCCCCGCTTCCAGGGCGAGAACCTCCAGCACAACCTGAACCTGGTCGACGCGCTGCGCGCGATCGCCGAGCGCAAGGGCGCCACCGTCGCGCAGACCGCCATCGCCTGGGTGCTCTCGCGCGGCACCGACATCGTGCCGCTGATCGGCGCCCGCACCCGCGAGCGGCTGGCCGAGTCGCTGGGCGCGCTGGAGGTCACCCTGGACGCGGCCGACCTGGCGGCGATCGAGGAGGCCGTGCCGGCGGACGCGGCGGCCGGCGACCGCTACCCGAGCGCGCAGATGGCACACCTCGACAGCGAGCGCTGA